In the Bacillus sp. FJAT-42376 genome, ATACAGACTCTTCTACAGAAAAGCGCAACGCCGCATCCTGTGACAAGCTGTTTTCCTCCCTTCCTGAAACTAACACATAGAATCATGACACTTTCAGCTTATGAAGAAGCCCCCCAAAAAAGAACTGTTGGTATGAGGCTGAATACGAAAAGGGAGGACCGATTAACGCAAAAATGCCCGGGATATGACCCCGGGCACTTTTGCAATTATTTAAGTCTGCTGAACGCTTTTTCTGCAGCATTAATGGTTGCCTGAATATCTTCATCCGTATGAGCAGTTGAAAGAAATAACCCCTCGAATTGAGAAGGCGGAAGGAATATCCCTTCGTTGGCCATTTCTCTGTAGTAACCGGCAAAAAACTCAAGATTGGATTGTTTCGCTTTGTCATAATTAATGACGTTCTCATCAGTAAAGAATAGACCAATCATGGATCCAGCCCGATTGACAGTATGAGGAATCCCATGCTTTACGGCAGCAGCTGTAAGACCTTCTTCAAGCAAATCCGCTTTTCGTGCAAATTCTTTATAGCTTTCAGGCGTCAGCTGCTTCAATGTCTCAAGACCGGCTGTCATAGCAAGCGGGTTACCTGATAAGGTTCCTGCCTGATAGATTGGACCGCTCGGCGCAATCTGCTCCATAATTTCAGCTTTTCCGCCATATGCCCCTACAGGGAGGCCTCCGCCGATGACTTTTCCAAGGCAGGTCAAATCAGGTGTTACGCCGAAATAGCCTTGAGCACAATGGTAGTCTACCCTGAAGCCCGTCATCACTTCATCGAAAATGAGCAGCGCGCCATACTCTTCCGTCACTTCCCTTAATCCTTCAAGGAAGCCAGGCTGCGGAGGCACTACCCCCATGTTCCCGGCAACTGGTTCTACGATGACGCCTGCAATATCCTCTCCGAATTCTTTAAAAGCAAGACGAATGCT is a window encoding:
- the hemL gene encoding glutamate-1-semialdehyde 2,1-aminomutase; the encoded protein is MRSYEKSKQAFKEAQELMPGGVNSPVRAFKSVNLDPIFMERGKGSRIFDIDGNEYIDYVLSWGPLIHGHANEQVVESLKKVVESGTSFGAPTLVENELAKLVKDRVPSIEIVRMVSSGTEATMSALRLARGYTGRNKIIKFEGCYHGHGDSLLIKAGSGVATLGLPDSPGVPEGVAKNTITVPYNDLESIRLAFKEFGEDIAGVIVEPVAGNMGVVPPQPGFLEGLREVTEEYGALLIFDEVMTGFRVDYHCAQGYFGVTPDLTCLGKVIGGGLPVGAYGGKAEIMEQIAPSGPIYQAGTLSGNPLAMTAGLETLKQLTPESYKEFARKADLLEEGLTAAAVKHGIPHTVNRAGSMIGLFFTDENVINYDKAKQSNLEFFAGYYREMANEGIFLPPSQFEGLFLSTAHTDEDIQATINAAEKAFSRLK